In Necator americanus strain Aroian chromosome IV, whole genome shotgun sequence, the following proteins share a genomic window:
- a CDS encoding hypothetical protein (NECATOR_CHRIV.G14045.T1), with protein MNDLTFELGRRKQAAWEAFKSIEDVVKRTNYIPLRAHLINTTVLPALTYASEAWAFCKQEENAISVINAELKA; from the coding sequence atgaacgacctgaccttcgagctgggcagaaggaaacaAGCGGCTTGGGaagcattcaagagcatcgaggatgtagtgaagaggaccaaCTACATCccgctccgtgctcacctgattaacaccaccgttcttcctgctttgacctacgcttcagaagCGTGGGCGTtttgcaagcaggaggaaaatgcgatcagcgtcatcAACGCGGAATTGAAAGCGTGA
- a CDS encoding hypothetical protein (NECATOR_CHRIV.G14046.T1) produces the protein MADEKKVGGCMLAVRSYYNNLVEEFCSTSSRCPFVRLRDRTARKLWIEITHAPTETAEYNSKDAFYELNALMSKIPSQLVSIVGIDTDAKMNNNPK, from the coding sequence AtggctgatgagaagaaagtaggtggctgcatGTTAGCTGTGAGGAGTtattacaacaacctggtggaggaattttgcTCAACATCGTCTAGATGcccctttgtacgactgcgggatcgcacagcacgtaaactctggatcgaaATTacccacgcacctacggaaaccgctgagtaCAACAGTAAAGACGCCTTctatgaactcaatgcgttgatgtctaaaatacccagtCAGCTGGTAtccattgtcggaatcgacacAGATGCGAAgatgaacaacaatccgaagTGA